From the Hylaeus volcanicus isolate JK05 chromosome 4, UHH_iyHylVolc1.0_haploid, whole genome shotgun sequence genome, one window contains:
- the LOC128874539 gene encoding uncharacterized protein LOC128874539, which produces MADISNEELRKEITAILKDADLTTMSAKKVRLQIEGKLDIDLTERKKEVDSLVMECLQEKQDGAKKKKKTASEESEDGEEEEEEGSEEEEEEEEKKPAKRSPAKKAMNKRKKGSSDDEESASDDDASDEEYSPKKPKVTPKKNKPGKKGKKKGSDSDSDEDWGKNKKAQGGGGAKKGGGGKGKGGYTRAITLSPELAAVVGAEQMARHEVVKKVWSIIKERNLYDPKNKQFAICDDELMKVIGVKRFRTFGMMKYLKNHFVD; this is translated from the exons ATGGCTGATATTTCGAACGAAGAACTTCGCAAAGAGATCACCG CTATCCTTAAGGATGCCGACCTTACTACTATGTCGGCCAAGAAAGTGAGACTACAGATTGAAGGAAAGCTAGACATAGATCTAACCGAAAG GAAAAAGGAAGTAGACAGTTTAGTCATGGAGTGTTTACAAGAGAAGCAAGATGGAGctaagaagaagaagaagactgCTAGCGAAGAGTCTGAAGATGGtgaagaggaggaagaagaaggttcagaggaagaggaagaagaggaggagaagAAACCTGCCAAAAGAAGTCCTGCGAAGAAAGCGATGAATAAGCGTAAGAAGGGCTCCTCAGACGACGAAGAAAGCGCTAGCGACGACGATGCTAGTGACGAAGAGTACAGCCCAAAGAAACCAAAAGTTACTCCCAAGAAAA ATAAACctggaaagaaaggaaagaagaaggGTAGCGACAGTGACAGCGACGAAGATTGGGGCAAAAATAAGAAAGCTCAAGGTGGTGGTGGAGCAAAGAAAGGTGGTGGTGGCAAAGGTAAGGGTGGTTATACTCGAGCTATCACATTATCCCCGGAACTCGCAGCTGTGGTTGGTGCCGAGCAGATGGCTCGACACGAAGTCGTAAAGAAAGTCTGGAGTATTATCAAAGAAAGGAATCTCTAT GATCCTAAGAATAAGCAGTTCGCAATTTGCGATGACGAACTAATGAAAGTAATTGGAGTAAAACGTTTCAGAACTTTTGGTATGATGAAGTACCTCAAAAATCACTTTGTAGATTAA
- the LOC128874538 gene encoding cilia- and flagella-associated protein 206-like, protein MENLRKELIKRIVNVCKENGVHATKDLASFLITLFQLSPAYEIKTDDDENEKIARAIAEKICDQDKPSLTILKNQLYFGKHYHERDETVKRHRLRLHQKTGPMVTEICETEKIVPSVLREVSVALHSVFQPSELEPYVKMSKREKEEQLMELMCIVAGIRLFNRDCQRGGEGIDDLPTILQEATKRSHDSIMEFLERLMSKIYRFTAVVEKGHLYWEILPFGSFTTENVQWAIEMLAACRQQEIYIRKLLSDVEHSEKEVQSLMERLQGRLFKLHDIVRYRTAIPTVQVYPQFIDLADIWMGLQDEVIILSSINNFLWELQSLSTKNVNVYDEALLDDMLSKEEVFTDGERLERSMGTLITECGECTLYYPNTTKDFENINLEFLGFCAWTFIARQGALIPGNPNNGVAKWRGRYYVFSSRKAAENFGKDPDRCVYEALDFIRNHLEYVYLFQVYEDVRDLKAQETVSERGPQLKICQDQTVQTDVHILPPFVDKDYSSNVWELRRRALHLASISRCATHSTQTYKSNFRYGVYVQAAPPRDKEVQTRRDNYTNTKKLLTYIFGLRGRRDDNQHVLSFLEDELEHL, encoded by the exons ATGGAGAACTTGCGAAAGGAATTGATCAAGAGAATAGTGAACGTATGCAAAGAAAACGGCGTGCACGCGACCAAGGACCTGGCTTCCTTCCTG ATCACTTTGTTTCAATTGAGTCCCGcatatgaaattaaaaccgacgacgacgaaaacgagaaaattgCTCGGGCGATAGCGGAGAAAATATGCGACCAAGATAAGCCAAGTTTAACGATACTGAAAAATCAGTTGTACTTTGGGAAACACTACCACGAGAGAG ATGAAACTGTCAAGCGACACAGGTTACGTCTGCATCAAAAGACTGGACCGATGGTGACCGAAATTTGCGAAACTGAGAAAATCG TACCGTCAGTGCTTCG AGAAGTTTCGGTGGCTCTCCATAGCGTTTTCCAGCCCTCCGAATTGGAACCGTACGTAAAAATGTCTAAACGCGAGAAGGAGGAGCAACTGATGGAACTCATGTGCATAGTCGCGGGAATACGATTGTTTAACAGAGATTGCCAACGAGGAGGAGAAGGCATCGATGACT TGCCGACTATCTTGCAAGAAGCCACGAAAAGAAGCCACGATTCCATCATGGAATTTTTGGAACGTCTCATGTCGAAGATTTACAGATTCACCGCAGTCGTAGAGAAAGGAcacctttactgggagatactaCCATTTGGCAGTTTCACGACGGAGAACGTACAGTGGGCTATCGAGATGTTGGCGGCGTGTCGACAGCAAGAAATTTACATCAG aaaattattaagcGACGTAGAACATAGCGAGAAGGAGGTACAGAGTCTAATGGAACGTCTTCAAGGGCGTCTTTTTAAGCTTCACGACATTGTTAGATACAGAACCGCAATCCCCACTGTCCAAGTATAT CCGCAATTCATCGATTTAGCAGACATATGGATGGGACTCCAGGACGAAGTAATTATACTGAGCAGCATCAACAACTTCCTTTGGGAATTACAAAGCCTGAGTACCAAg AATGTAAACGTGTACGACGAAGCACTATTAGACGATATGTTATCCAAAGAGGAAGTTTTCACGGACGGTGAGAGGTTGGAACGATCTATGGGCACATTGATAA CCGAATGCGGCGAGTGCACCCTTTACTACCCCAACACTACTAAGGACTTCGAGAACATAAATTTAGAG TTCCTAGGATTTTGCGCGTGGACGTTCATTGCTAGGCAAGGGGCGCTGATCCCGGGAAATCCAAACAACGGAGTCGCCAAGTGGAGGGGGAGATATTACGTGTTCAGCTCCAGGAAGGCTGCTGAGAATTTTGGGAAAGATCCAGACAG ATGTGTTTACGAGGCTCTCGATTTTATACGCAATCATCTGGAATACGTGTACTTGTTCCAAGTGTACGAGGACGTCCGAGACCTAAAAGCACAAGAAAC GGTATCGGAACGAGGACCCCAATTGAAGATTTGTCAGGATCAAACAGTTCAAACGGACGTCCACATTCTTCCACCGTTCGTCGATAAAGACTACTCTTCAAATGTCTGGGAATTGAGACGCAGAGCGTTGCATTTG gCAAGCATAAGTCGATGCGCAACGCACAGCACGCAAACATACAAGTCGAACTTCCGATACGGTGTTTACGTACAAGCCGCTCCACCTCGAGACAAAGAAGTTCAAACGAGGAGAGATAATTACACGAACACGAAGAAACTCTTGACTTACATATTCGGTCTACGGGGACGACGGGACGACAACCAACATGTTTTGTCTTTCTTGGAGGATGAGCTCgaacatttatga